Proteins from a single region of Ziziphus jujuba cultivar Dongzao chromosome 1, ASM3175591v1:
- the LOC107405507 gene encoding uncharacterized protein LOC107405507 — protein sequence MGSMEERKEPVLPSNSNPKESTFCEECKSNPSKYKCPGCSIRSCSLQCVKAHKQRTGCTGKRNQTQFVPLSQFDDKQLLSDYNMLEEVKRVAESAQRMRYNLCRYNYFRLPYHLRSLRNAASSRRTKLLFLPSGMSKREKNQTRYDQRKKSIYWTIEWQFHSADVVLLDHGVNENMNLCSAIGNHLKPGPWNHPLRKFCEEQLDHLKFFICKYPKGSKSPFYELDSTIPIRQQFANLVILEYPVIYVFLPSQSCDFEVIRDANPIIRKPHLRNSKSNDHLTKEGTAFKEEEIEDNSSLEPKVFDFMKYGNPDSLHQFPHQGSSEKLLSNLSDRASSAKEVAGNSPQSSLKTKEQGLFEDMEFDFDQGLIDVYSDLISQINPDDFLDLEGEFSKEEEVEGKKNPSYLMEDFPADNDLEEGEILE from the exons ATGGGTAGTATGGAGGAACGAAAAGAACCGGTTTTGCCATCAAACTCAAATCCCAAAGAGTCGACTTTCTGTGAAGAGTGCAAATCCAACCCATCAAAGTATAAATGCCCAGGTTGTTCCATACGCTCTTGCAGTCTTCAATGCGTCAAAGCTCACAAGCAACGCACCGGTTGTACGGGCAAAAGGAACCAGACCCAGTTCGTCCCACTTTCTCAGTTCGATGATAAGCAGCTCCTCTCTG ACTATAATATGCTTGAGGAAGTGAAGAGAGTTGCTGAATCTGCTCAGAGAATGAGATATAACTTGTGcagatataattattttaggtTACCCTATCATCTCAGAAGCCTTCGGAATGCTGCCTCAAGTAGGAGGACAAAACTCCTATTTCTTCCAAGTGGAATGTCAAAAAGGGAGAAAAATCAAACTCGATATGATCAAAG GAAGAAATCCATCTACTGGACAATTGAGTGGCAATTTCATTCCGCAGATGTTGTGCTACTTGACCATGG AGTAAATGAAAACATGAACCTCTGCTCTGCTATTGGCAACCATCTAAAACCTGGCCCTTGGAATCACCCGCTAAGGAAATTCTGCGAGGAGCAGCTGGATCATCTCAAATTTTTCATTTGTAAATACCCAAAG GGTTCCAAGTCACCTTTCTATGAGTTAGACAGTACAATTCCAATACGGCAGCAGTTTGCAAATTTAGTTATTTTGGAGTACCctgttatatatgtttttctccCTTCGCAGAGTTGTGATTTTGAAGTCATTAGAGATGCCAATCCCATTATTCGTAAACCCCATCTTAGAAATTCTAAAAGCAATGATCATTTGACCAAAGAAGGTACTGCTTTTAAGGAGGAGGAAATAGAAGACAACAGCTCTTTGGAACCAAAAGTGTTTGATTTCATGAAATATGGAAATCCAGATTCCCTGCATCAATTCCCCCATCAGGGTAGTTCTGAGAAATTGTTAAGTAACTTGTCAGATAGAGCTTCATCTGCCAAGGAGGTAGCAGGAAATAGTCCACAGTCTAGCTTGAAGACCAAGGAACAAGGACTTTTCGAAGATATGGAGTTTGATTTTGATCAAGGCTTGATAGATGTGTATTCGGATCTCATTTCACAAATAAATCCAGATGATTTCCTTGATTTGGAAGGCGAATTTTCTAAGGAAGAAGAggtggaagggaaaaaaaatcctTCTTATCTAATGGAAGACTTCCCAGCAGACAATGACTTGGAGGAAGGTGAGATTCTAGAATAA